The Candidatus Phaeomarinobacter ectocarpi genome includes a region encoding these proteins:
- a CDS encoding transglutaminase-like domain-containing protein, with product MLLNINMHLAYELSEATDLLLQVEVADVADQQVLMSDIDFSDLSHLARVPAEEGLGDRIWIRADGEFRCTYKSSIQVDRPVLDLSALNAVKPHLLPWHTVRYLMPSRYCQSDQFSSFTDAQFGHLDGGAKIDAMCAWIHSAFEYVPGSSNAQTTARDTFVQRQGICRDFAHVLITLARASGIPARFVSVYAPGVTPQDFHAVAEIYLEGTWHLVDATGMAPADTIARIGVGQDAADVAFLGVFGQARFIEQSVVVTKPESDFP from the coding sequence TTGTTACTGAACATAAACATGCACCTGGCCTATGAGCTTTCAGAGGCAACGGACCTGCTTTTGCAGGTCGAAGTCGCTGACGTGGCGGACCAGCAGGTCCTGATGTCGGACATTGATTTCTCGGACCTCTCTCATTTGGCACGCGTGCCAGCCGAAGAGGGGTTGGGTGACCGCATATGGATCCGCGCAGACGGAGAATTCCGCTGCACCTACAAATCCTCCATACAAGTCGATCGACCCGTTCTCGATCTGTCTGCACTCAATGCGGTGAAGCCCCATCTTCTGCCCTGGCACACCGTGAGATATTTGATGCCGTCTCGCTACTGCCAGTCTGATCAATTCAGTTCCTTCACCGATGCACAGTTCGGTCACCTGGATGGCGGTGCCAAGATTGACGCGATGTGTGCCTGGATCCACTCAGCTTTCGAATATGTTCCAGGATCAAGCAATGCCCAGACGACTGCTCGGGATACCTTTGTTCAAAGGCAAGGCATCTGTCGCGATTTCGCCCATGTGTTGATAACGCTTGCGCGCGCATCTGGAATTCCAGCGCGTTTTGTCAGCGTCTATGCGCCGGGTGTTACTCCTCAGGACTTTCACGCCGTGGCGGAGATCTATCTTGAAGGTACGTGGCACCTTGTCGATGCGACAGGAATGGCGCCCGCAGACACCATCGCACGGATTGGCGTTGGCCAGGATGCCGCGGACGTCGCCTTTTTGGGCGTATTTGGGCAAGCAAGGTTCATCGAACAATCCGTTGTCGTCACAAAACCTGAATCAGATTTTCCGTAG
- a CDS encoding efflux RND transporter permease subunit, translating to MHPAEFAIKNRLISVIVILIALFGGWTAYENMPRFEDPEFTIRQAVVVTQYPGATPEEVANEVTEPLESAIQQLQEVDEITSESSFGVSRITVEIKFEFSPSKEDLQIIWGKLRNKVDDATGSLPPGALAPVTNDDFGDVYGLYYFVTGEGYTAKELHEYVKGLRADLLAVDDVAKVAITGVQSEAIYVEISRDRAAALGVSVDQVYNDLAKQNSVVPAGSVRVGDLRLNILPTGDIDSVAAIENVIVSTSSSSGSDTAGVVYLRDIATVRREPKDPQKFILRHNGQPALGLGISNVTGANVVKMAKGIDAAFAAEESRRPIGMEIHQYYHQGNIVEKAVQDFVVNVVMALVIVLITLLIFMGLKSAVVIGAVLLLTIAATLGTMYLVDIPMHRISLGALIIALGMLVDNAIVVTEGILVGVQQGRKKLDVAKDIVTRTWWPLLGGTIVGIIAFAPIGFAPGSTAEYTGHLFWVVLISLLYSWVFAITAVPLLADLLFEENTAAAGHAPPEGAFSLYYKRFMRGVLAARWGVIGIAVGLFVVSVWAFQFTKSGFFPSSTTPQLVVDYWLTEGTDIDRTDADMRQLEQAVAQLDGVESVTTYVGQGGLRYMLVYPPESYNSAYGQLLVRVSDYSLIDTLIPTIQSYVDNNYPDAQGKVWRFKLGPGGGSAIQAEFSGPDPVVLRRLAGEATDIFAQDGNLISINEDWRQPVSVLEPIYSETSGRRLGVSREDLAAALRSNYSGRDIGVYREGDELIPIIARAPEAERTGVSGLPGIQIPSATTGNTVPLIEVVEGVNSTWRDAQLRRLDRVWTIKAQADPLPSELASVAFDRIRGQVEAIALPPGYTLTWRGEYGDSTEANGNLATTLPIGLAAMVLTVIILFNAIRQPLLIWLVVPLSIIGVVIGLLVTGSAMEFMAILGVLSLSGLLIKNAIVLVDQMDLEIREGKPRHDAVIDSAASRVRPVMMGSMTTVLGVLPLFMDPFFAAMAVVLVFGLSFATLLTLIVVPALYAIFFGITDEERSYA from the coding sequence ATGCATCCTGCTGAATTTGCCATCAAGAACCGCCTCATCAGCGTGATCGTTATTCTGATTGCGCTCTTTGGAGGCTGGACCGCCTACGAAAACATGCCGCGTTTCGAGGATCCGGAATTCACCATTCGGCAGGCTGTGGTCGTCACGCAATATCCCGGTGCGACGCCGGAAGAAGTTGCAAATGAAGTCACCGAGCCACTGGAAAGCGCCATTCAGCAATTGCAGGAAGTGGACGAAATCACTTCAGAGTCCAGCTTTGGCGTTTCGCGAATAACCGTTGAGATCAAGTTTGAGTTTTCCCCCAGCAAAGAAGATCTTCAAATCATCTGGGGCAAACTGCGCAACAAGGTGGATGATGCGACAGGCAGCCTGCCGCCGGGCGCACTAGCGCCGGTCACCAATGACGACTTCGGCGATGTGTATGGCCTCTACTATTTCGTGACCGGCGAAGGCTATACGGCCAAGGAACTGCATGAGTATGTAAAAGGTCTGCGGGCGGACCTTTTGGCAGTGGATGATGTCGCAAAGGTTGCGATCACAGGCGTCCAGTCTGAGGCGATCTATGTGGAGATTTCCAGAGATCGGGCTGCAGCTCTCGGCGTCTCGGTGGATCAGGTCTACAACGACCTTGCCAAGCAGAACTCGGTCGTCCCGGCCGGCAGTGTGCGTGTGGGCGATTTGCGTCTGAATATCCTGCCCACGGGAGATATCGACTCCGTCGCGGCAATTGAAAACGTCATCGTTTCAACAAGCTCATCCAGCGGCTCTGATACTGCCGGCGTGGTCTACTTGCGAGACATCGCAACGGTTCGACGTGAACCCAAAGACCCGCAGAAGTTTATCCTGCGCCACAACGGGCAACCTGCTTTGGGACTCGGTATTTCAAACGTGACCGGTGCCAACGTCGTAAAAATGGCCAAGGGTATTGATGCGGCCTTTGCGGCAGAGGAATCCCGTCGCCCAATCGGCATGGAAATTCATCAGTACTACCACCAGGGCAATATCGTCGAGAAGGCGGTGCAGGACTTCGTGGTCAATGTGGTCATGGCTCTGGTCATCGTTTTGATCACGCTGCTTATTTTCATGGGCCTCAAATCGGCTGTCGTGATCGGCGCGGTCTTGCTACTGACGATCGCTGCCACACTTGGCACCATGTATCTGGTCGATATTCCCATGCACCGGATTTCGCTGGGCGCACTGATCATTGCGCTGGGCATGCTGGTGGACAACGCCATTGTTGTGACTGAGGGAATCCTTGTCGGCGTCCAGCAAGGGCGCAAGAAACTCGACGTTGCCAAGGACATTGTGACCCGCACCTGGTGGCCGCTTCTGGGCGGTACCATTGTAGGCATCATTGCCTTTGCCCCCATCGGCTTCGCGCCCGGTAGCACGGCGGAATATACCGGCCACTTGTTCTGGGTGGTGCTGATCTCCCTGCTCTATAGCTGGGTGTTTGCCATTACCGCAGTACCTTTGCTGGCAGACCTTCTGTTCGAAGAGAACACAGCTGCGGCCGGACATGCGCCTCCGGAAGGCGCGTTTTCGCTTTACTACAAGAGGTTCATGCGGGGCGTGCTGGCCGCCCGTTGGGGCGTTATTGGCATAGCCGTTGGCCTGTTCGTTGTGTCCGTTTGGGCATTCCAGTTCACAAAGTCCGGCTTTTTCCCAAGCTCGACTACGCCTCAGCTGGTTGTTGATTACTGGCTTACCGAGGGCACGGACATTGATCGTACCGATGCTGACATGCGCCAACTGGAACAGGCAGTGGCTCAACTGGACGGTGTTGAGAGCGTCACGACATATGTCGGTCAGGGCGGTCTTCGATACATGCTTGTGTATCCGCCAGAGTCCTACAACAGCGCATATGGACAATTACTTGTTCGGGTCTCTGACTATTCGCTGATTGATACTCTGATCCCCACCATTCAGTCCTACGTGGACAACAACTATCCCGATGCCCAGGGCAAGGTCTGGCGCTTCAAGCTGGGGCCGGGCGGAGGGTCTGCCATTCAGGCAGAGTTTTCCGGACCTGATCCTGTTGTGCTGCGCCGTCTGGCAGGTGAGGCCACCGACATATTTGCGCAAGACGGCAACCTCATTTCCATAAATGAAGACTGGCGTCAGCCTGTATCTGTCCTCGAACCAATTTACTCTGAAACGAGCGGCCGCCGACTGGGCGTCTCCCGCGAGGACCTGGCAGCGGCATTGAGGTCAAATTATTCAGGACGCGACATCGGCGTATATCGCGAGGGTGATGAGCTGATCCCTATCATCGCGCGTGCGCCCGAAGCAGAACGCACCGGCGTTTCCGGTCTGCCGGGTATTCAGATCCCAAGTGCTACAACCGGCAATACTGTGCCTCTGATCGAAGTCGTCGAAGGTGTGAATTCCACATGGCGAGATGCGCAGCTCCGCCGTCTTGATCGTGTATGGACAATCAAGGCACAGGCAGACCCCCTGCCCTCTGAATTGGCGTCGGTCGCCTTCGACCGTATCCGCGGACAGGTCGAGGCCATCGCCTTGCCGCCCGGATACACGTTGACGTGGCGGGGTGAGTATGGAGACAGCACGGAAGCCAACGGCAATCTTGCGACCACGTTGCCCATCGGCCTTGCGGCAATGGTCCTGACGGTCATCATCCTCTTCAATGCGATCCGCCAGCCGCTCCTGATCTGGCTCGTGGTGCCGTTGTCGATTATCGGCGTGGTGATCGGTTTGCTTGTGACCGGTAGCGCCATGGAGTTCATGGCCATCCTCGGTGTGCTGTCCCTGTCAGGACTCCTGATCAAGAATGCCATTGTGCTCGTGGACCAAATGGACCTGGAAATACGCGAGGGTAAACCCCGGCACGATGCCGTCATCGACAGTGCAGCCAGCCGCGTGAGGCCGGTCATGATGGGGTCGATGACGACGGTGCTTGGTGTCCTGCCGCTGTTTATGGACCCGTTCTTTGCGGCAATGGCAGTGGTTCTGGTGTTTGGTCTCAGCTTCGCAACGCTCCTGACGCTCATCGTCGTGCCAGCTCTCTACGCCATCTTCTTTGGCATAACCGATGAAGAGCGCAGTTACGCGTAG
- a CDS encoding MmgE/PrpD family protein, with product MTTDHAQTDIPLTRQLVQHARAKEATADDLAMAALFVLDAVANALGGCASEQGRKLLRWAGNGPSRPGTPFDTGSHALLMGALTHILETDDLHRASVVHPGCVVVPAAWVMALREGASGPAFLRSVLEGFEVTTRVGMGVGPAHYRIWHNTATCGPYGSAMAAATLLGLDEDQTVHALGNAGSQSSGLWEFLDTGAMTKHLHAGHAAQAGVQSADLAALGFTGPPRILEGERGFFAATCPDGDVSQVMSDLDGPWQLALTSMKPWPSCRHTHPAIDASLELSQTLQHASADEFHSVTVETYQAAQDVCDRPLAESEYEAKFSLQHCIATALENGEVTLASFDDAARVKARRLASGITIKVADPYASAYPVDWGSAVEVVMTDGSTHRAERGFAKGDPEAPLLPPQVVDKSLGLMEFGGIAAPRQLAEAILALPMAEALPDLPLFT from the coding sequence ATGACCACCGATCACGCACAAACCGACATCCCCCTGACCCGACAACTAGTGCAGCATGCCCGCGCCAAGGAGGCCACAGCCGATGATCTTGCAATGGCCGCCCTTTTTGTCCTCGATGCCGTGGCAAATGCTCTTGGCGGCTGCGCCAGCGAACAGGGGCGCAAACTCCTGCGCTGGGCCGGCAATGGCCCCAGCCGACCGGGAACGCCTTTTGACACGGGCTCCCATGCACTGCTTATGGGCGCTCTCACCCATATTCTTGAAACCGATGATCTCCACCGCGCGTCGGTCGTGCATCCCGGGTGCGTGGTCGTGCCTGCTGCTTGGGTCATGGCACTCCGCGAAGGTGCATCCGGGCCTGCATTCTTGCGCAGCGTACTTGAGGGATTTGAGGTCACGACCCGTGTCGGCATGGGGGTGGGTCCAGCCCATTACCGTATCTGGCATAACACGGCGACGTGTGGCCCTTACGGGTCTGCCATGGCCGCGGCCACACTCCTCGGCCTGGATGAAGACCAGACAGTTCACGCGTTGGGCAACGCAGGTAGTCAGTCTTCGGGCTTGTGGGAGTTTCTTGATACAGGCGCCATGACCAAACACTTGCATGCAGGCCATGCAGCGCAGGCCGGCGTGCAGTCAGCAGATTTGGCGGCTCTCGGCTTTACCGGACCACCCAGAATTCTCGAAGGCGAGCGTGGATTCTTTGCAGCGACCTGCCCGGACGGAGATGTATCGCAGGTGATGTCTGATCTAGATGGCCCCTGGCAATTGGCCCTTACCTCCATGAAACCATGGCCGTCCTGCCGCCATACCCACCCGGCGATTGATGCGTCGCTTGAATTGTCCCAGACACTTCAACACGCCAGTGCGGACGAGTTTCACTCCGTAACCGTCGAAACCTATCAAGCCGCTCAAGATGTGTGCGATCGACCGCTTGCTGAGAGTGAGTACGAGGCCAAATTCTCGCTGCAGCACTGCATTGCGACCGCTCTGGAGAATGGTGAAGTCACCCTTGCGTCATTTGATGACGCGGCCAGGGTCAAGGCGCGGCGGCTGGCGTCGGGCATCACCATCAAGGTGGCCGACCCTTACGCGTCAGCATACCCCGTTGATTGGGGCAGCGCTGTGGAAGTTGTCATGACAGACGGCAGCACCCATCGTGCCGAACGTGGGTTTGCCAAGGGTGATCCCGAGGCGCCACTTTTGCCACCGCAGGTCGTTGATAAGTCGCTGGGTCTGATGGAGTTTGGAGGCATCGCAGCGCCAAGGCAGCTTGCTGAGGCCATTCTTGCTCTACCCATGGCAGAGGCCCTGCCCGATCTGCCGCTCTTTACCTGA
- a CDS encoding SUMF1/EgtB/PvdO family nonheme iron enzyme, with protein MRFVVLLSLVGALAACDEGTATLSGDIGQTANAAACGLTKDRIGSFASIPSGSFVKGRDAVYPEEKLGLRLHVVGFDIQTHEVTNAQFAAFVEATNYETTAERDIAAGRTGAGSAVFERIVDGTMTANPWKLIPGATWQNPDGPDSSIVGLDNHPVVHVSLADAQAYAKWAGARLPTEEEWEFAASSGLPDPNVTTSGAYDETGKPRANTWQGVFPFFDQAEDGFSGASPVGCFPADQNGVYDMIGNVWELTDTPYADGTQTIKGGSYLCADNFCRRYRPEARQPSEVDFSTNHIGFRVVRDE; from the coding sequence ATGCGTTTCGTCGTCCTCCTGTCGCTGGTTGGTGCGCTTGCAGCGTGTGATGAAGGCACAGCGACGTTATCTGGAGATATCGGCCAGACGGCAAACGCGGCCGCATGCGGCCTGACCAAAGACCGCATTGGCAGCTTTGCATCAATTCCGTCCGGCTCATTTGTCAAAGGCAGGGATGCAGTCTACCCGGAAGAAAAACTGGGTCTTCGTCTGCATGTTGTGGGATTTGATATTCAGACACACGAGGTGACCAACGCGCAGTTTGCAGCATTCGTTGAGGCGACGAATTACGAAACCACAGCTGAACGAGACATCGCGGCCGGGCGCACCGGTGCGGGGTCTGCCGTTTTTGAGCGGATTGTGGATGGCACCATGACCGCCAATCCGTGGAAGTTGATACCCGGCGCAACGTGGCAGAATCCTGATGGGCCGGATTCATCAATAGTAGGTCTGGACAATCACCCCGTCGTTCATGTGTCGCTTGCGGATGCACAGGCCTATGCAAAGTGGGCCGGCGCTCGGTTGCCCACAGAAGAAGAGTGGGAGTTTGCCGCGTCTAGCGGCCTGCCCGACCCGAACGTGACGACATCGGGCGCGTATGATGAAACCGGCAAGCCGCGCGCCAACACGTGGCAGGGGGTGTTTCCCTTCTTTGACCAGGCCGAGGATGGGTTCTCCGGAGCCTCGCCGGTTGGCTGCTTCCCAGCTGATCAAAACGGCGTCTACGACATGATCGGCAATGTGTGGGAGCTAACCGATACGCCCTATGCGGACGGAACACAGACCATCAAAGGCGGGTCTTATCTGTGCGCCGACAATTTCTGCCGTCGCTACCGGCCCGAAGCCCGGCAACCCTCAGAGGTTGATTTTTCCACCAACCACATCGGGTTCCGGGTCGTTCGGGACGAATAG
- a CDS encoding TetR/AcrR family transcriptional regulator, whose amino-acid sequence MAPKSPTNAVSKSTEPAATEMGAQGDGRRQRSERSRAKIVAAMFSVIRGGEMDPSAATLAEEAKVGIRTVFRHFDDVDSLYREMSAQMEAEIRPIVAKPFSATTWQGRLSEMIDRRVNVYERIMPIKTCAGLRRFRSEYLMQDYQRFLTMEREGLASVLPSHIKSDKTLFAALEMLVGFNAWRRLRQDQQLTAKQAEKAIRFSVEKLVAE is encoded by the coding sequence ATGGCGCCAAAGTCACCCACCAACGCTGTGTCCAAATCTACAGAACCCGCCGCCACAGAGATGGGCGCACAAGGTGACGGACGCCGGCAGCGCAGTGAGCGAAGCCGCGCAAAGATTGTAGCAGCGATGTTCTCAGTCATCCGCGGCGGCGAGATGGATCCGAGCGCCGCAACTCTCGCCGAAGAGGCAAAGGTCGGCATCCGGACTGTCTTCCGGCACTTTGACGACGTGGACAGCCTCTACCGGGAAATGTCTGCTCAGATGGAAGCAGAGATTCGTCCCATCGTTGCTAAGCCGTTCAGTGCGACTACCTGGCAGGGTCGCCTGTCGGAGATGATCGACCGGCGTGTAAATGTTTATGAGCGCATCATGCCGATCAAGACATGCGCAGGGCTGCGTCGTTTCAGGTCCGAATACCTGATGCAGGACTATCAGCGTTTTCTGACCATGGAGCGCGAAGGCCTTGCCAGCGTTCTCCCAAGCCACATCAAATCCGACAAAACGCTTTTCGCGGCATTGGAGATGCTCGTTGGCTTCAACGCCTGGAGGCGGTTGCGGCAGGATCAGCAACTCACGGCCAAGCAGGCTGAAAAGGCAATCCGGTTCAGTGTCGAGAAACTGGTGGCGGAGTAA
- a CDS encoding efflux RND transporter periplasmic adaptor subunit: MTNLKMWKHRTATGCIVALCVGLASCSDAPEASEGPSVRPAKLFEVVQSENTRTMNLPAVISARSTADLTFEVNGVLQEFPVIEGQQVAEGDLIGQLEQRAFQNQVAQAEATYRNAQSQFNRAAQLIKKGTIAQKTYDERLKDRDVARTALDDAQKQLDDSTLRAPFAGVIATKHVDQFQTVGAQSVIVTLQSTGAAEAVVQVPSTLVANSGQIDVAESYVVLDAAPDREVPAQIVSTSTQTDPRTQTFQVRFAFEPPEDLVILPGMTGTLRSKLQIANRNGAEGRITIPRTAVLAQGNDLFAWKVDAETMTVSRTAITISQEGPDVGADIVVTSGLAAGDTIVAAGVSFLTEGTQVRAFEQ; the protein is encoded by the coding sequence ATGACAAATCTCAAGATGTGGAAGCACCGCACCGCCACAGGATGTATCGTGGCACTATGTGTGGGACTTGCATCATGTTCTGACGCACCGGAGGCCAGTGAAGGCCCGTCGGTCCGTCCAGCCAAGCTCTTTGAAGTGGTTCAGTCTGAGAATACAAGAACGATGAACCTGCCTGCTGTGATCAGCGCACGATCAACCGCAGACCTGACATTCGAAGTGAATGGCGTGCTTCAGGAGTTCCCGGTCATTGAGGGGCAGCAAGTCGCTGAGGGTGACTTGATTGGTCAGCTGGAACAGCGCGCATTTCAAAACCAGGTTGCGCAGGCGGAGGCGACCTACCGCAATGCGCAATCCCAGTTCAACAGAGCAGCCCAACTCATCAAGAAGGGCACAATTGCGCAAAAGACATATGATGAGCGGTTGAAAGATCGCGATGTCGCGCGAACCGCTCTCGACGACGCCCAAAAGCAGCTCGATGACAGCACGCTGCGCGCGCCCTTCGCTGGCGTGATTGCGACCAAGCATGTTGACCAGTTTCAGACTGTTGGAGCCCAATCGGTAATTGTAACGCTCCAGTCTACCGGTGCAGCTGAAGCTGTTGTTCAGGTGCCATCGACGCTTGTTGCCAATTCCGGTCAGATCGACGTGGCTGAATCCTACGTGGTTCTGGATGCCGCACCTGACAGAGAAGTGCCGGCGCAAATCGTATCGACTTCAACCCAGACAGATCCCCGGACACAGACATTTCAGGTTCGTTTTGCTTTCGAGCCGCCTGAGGACCTTGTGATCCTGCCTGGCATGACCGGCACTCTGAGATCCAAACTGCAGATTGCAAACCGCAATGGCGCAGAGGGGCGCATCACAATCCCGCGCACAGCCGTCCTGGCACAGGGAAACGACCTTTTTGCCTGGAAAGTCGATGCTGAGACCATGACCGTGTCACGCACAGCCATCACCATCAGTCAGGAAGGACCTGACGTCGGTGCTGATATTGTCGTGACTTCGGGTCTTGCCGCTGGCGATACGATTGTGGCGGCCGGTGTTTCATTCCTGACGGAGGGCACGCAAGTCCGCGCCTTCGAACAGTAA
- a CDS encoding sulfatase, giving the protein MGKKIVLGVLAAAVLLGGLAYLMRVDIVLYLAANRGLPEVGPNRAIEWQTPDPARAAKAKEGAPNIIFILADDMGINDVSTFGGGMDDGRMKTPHIDSLATDGASFTQAYAGTGSCAPSRAMIMTGRYPSRTGFEFTPTPEGMAPLVRMIASSMDNGLPEFYQPPQTSERQLSYEEQGLPGSEVTVAEVLQDAGYHTVHIGKWHLGRGEEFDATAQGFDESLLMASGLFLPEDDPNVVNAKVDFDPIDQFLWARMQYAASYNNSEWFEPGGYITDYWTDEAQKVIRANKDNPFFLYLAHWGIHTPLQATREDYEAVGDIKPHRARVYAAMMRAVDRSVGDIIETLEEEGIADNTIIVFSSDNGGAGYIGLPDVNAPYRGWKLTLFEGGIRVPMLMRWPDQIAAGTQIASPVAHIDLMPTLAAAGGASVPDTVELDGKDLLPLATGATTEDPHDAIFWTSAHYRVVRQGDWKLQLSERPNKAWLFNLGEDPTEQTNLADQNSAKLAELTALLDAHSASARPPLYTHQGELPIAIDKTLAERYEEGDELIFWPN; this is encoded by the coding sequence ATGGGGAAGAAGATCGTTCTTGGGGTTTTGGCCGCAGCTGTTCTGCTGGGTGGCCTTGCCTATCTCATGCGGGTGGACATTGTTCTCTATCTCGCAGCCAATCGCGGCCTGCCCGAAGTTGGCCCGAACCGGGCTATAGAGTGGCAGACGCCTGACCCGGCCAGAGCTGCCAAAGCCAAAGAGGGTGCCCCCAATATCATCTTCATTCTAGCCGATGACATGGGCATCAATGATGTCTCGACATTTGGTGGCGGCATGGATGATGGACGTATGAAGACACCCCACATCGACTCGTTGGCCACGGACGGTGCAAGCTTCACTCAGGCCTATGCTGGCACCGGCAGTTGCGCCCCTTCACGTGCGATGATCATGACAGGGCGCTATCCGTCCCGAACAGGATTTGAGTTCACCCCAACACCAGAAGGCATGGCGCCGCTGGTGCGCATGATCGCATCCAGCATGGATAACGGCCTGCCGGAGTTCTATCAGCCCCCACAGACGTCCGAACGTCAGCTCTCCTATGAAGAGCAGGGCCTGCCTGGCTCCGAGGTGACGGTTGCCGAGGTTCTTCAGGATGCCGGCTACCACACAGTACACATCGGCAAGTGGCACCTGGGACGCGGCGAGGAATTCGATGCAACGGCGCAGGGGTTTGACGAGAGCCTGCTGATGGCAAGCGGGCTGTTCCTGCCGGAGGACGACCCGAACGTCGTGAACGCCAAGGTGGATTTTGACCCTATCGATCAGTTCCTCTGGGCACGCATGCAATACGCGGCCAGCTACAACAACAGCGAATGGTTCGAGCCGGGTGGATACATCACCGACTATTGGACGGACGAAGCCCAGAAAGTCATTCGTGCCAACAAGGACAATCCATTCTTCTTGTACCTTGCTCATTGGGGCATTCACACACCGCTGCAGGCAACCCGCGAAGACTATGAAGCTGTTGGCGACATCAAACCTCACCGGGCGCGTGTCTATGCTGCCATGATGCGAGCGGTTGACCGCAGTGTGGGCGACATCATCGAGACACTTGAAGAAGAAGGTATTGCAGACAACACCATCATTGTTTTCTCAAGTGACAATGGAGGGGCTGGGTATATCGGCCTGCCGGACGTCAACGCCCCTTATCGCGGCTGGAAGCTGACCCTCTTTGAAGGCGGCATCCGTGTGCCAATGCTTATGCGCTGGCCAGATCAAATTGCCGCTGGTACCCAGATAGCCTCCCCGGTGGCCCATATTGACCTTATGCCGACGCTTGCCGCAGCTGGAGGCGCTTCGGTACCGGACACTGTGGAGTTGGATGGTAAGGACCTCCTGCCGCTTGCAACCGGTGCAACCACTGAAGATCCGCATGACGCCATCTTCTGGACAAGTGCCCATTATCGCGTTGTCAGGCAGGGTGACTGGAAACTCCAGTTGTCCGAGCGGCCAAACAAAGCATGGCTGTTCAATCTTGGCGAAGACCCAACTGAGCAGACCAATCTGGCGGATCAAAACTCAGCGAAGCTGGCGGAACTCACGGCTCTGTTGGACGCACACAGCGCCTCAGCACGGCCACCGCTTTATACCCATCAAGGTGAACTGCCAATCGCCATCGATAAGACTCTTGCCGAAAGATACGAAGAGGGTGACGAACTGATTTTCTGGCCGAACTGA
- a CDS encoding DEAD/DEAH box helicase: MTDFTSLGLAEPILRAISDEGYTTPTPIQAKVIPSMMDGSDILGIAQTGTGKTAAFVLPILHALCGDPMPAKHRTCKALILAPTRELAAQIGDNIRAYGKHSRPSVAVIVGGAKIPPQIKALAKGVDIVVATPGRLLDHVASKNLRLDTTTKVVLDEADQMFDLGFMPQIKRIMGYLPKKRQTMLLSATMPKQVRALAQVFLHNPIEVTVTPNSKPIDRIDQKVVMLKTADKRAALVDYLATPDMERAIVFTRTKRGADKVCKHLEMYGFASAAIHGNKSQNQRVRSLDAFRKGKVNVLVATDIAARGIDVDDVSHVVNFELPNVAEAYVHRVGRTARAGKSGQAIALCDGAERGLLRDIERLIKRKIDVVDRPADSGLKVVPEEERQVLQQPEPAQRKPRRRKPVGKRNEGGGKNSSGRPPQRNRRNRKPSAKAKAA, translated from the coding sequence GTGACAGATTTTACATCGCTCGGTCTCGCCGAGCCGATCCTTCGTGCCATTTCCGACGAAGGCTACACGACCCCTACCCCCATTCAGGCCAAGGTCATCCCATCCATGATGGATGGATCAGACATTCTCGGCATCGCGCAGACCGGCACCGGCAAGACCGCTGCGTTCGTTCTGCCCATCCTCCACGCCCTGTGTGGCGATCCGATGCCCGCAAAACACCGCACCTGCAAAGCACTGATCCTTGCGCCAACGCGCGAGTTGGCAGCACAGATCGGCGACAACATTCGTGCCTATGGCAAGCATTCTCGACCTTCAGTCGCTGTGATTGTCGGTGGCGCAAAAATTCCGCCGCAGATCAAAGCTTTGGCAAAGGGCGTAGACATTGTGGTGGCGACGCCTGGCCGTCTTCTTGACCACGTGGCCTCCAAGAACCTTCGCCTCGATACGACAACCAAGGTTGTGCTCGACGAAGCGGATCAAATGTTCGACCTGGGCTTCATGCCGCAGATCAAGCGCATCATGGGCTACCTGCCGAAGAAGCGGCAGACCATGCTGCTGTCAGCCACCATGCCCAAACAGGTCCGTGCGTTGGCGCAGGTGTTTTTGCACAACCCCATCGAAGTGACGGTGACACCCAATTCCAAGCCGATTGATCGCATTGACCAGAAAGTGGTCATGCTCAAGACGGCGGACAAGCGCGCCGCGCTCGTTGACTATCTGGCAACGCCGGACATGGAACGGGCCATTGTCTTCACCCGGACAAAGCGTGGCGCGGACAAGGTGTGCAAGCATCTTGAGATGTATGGTTTCGCCTCTGCTGCCATTCACGGCAACAAGAGCCAGAACCAGCGCGTACGCAGTCTCGATGCATTCCGCAAAGGCAAGGTGAATGTACTGGTTGCAACGGACATTGCCGCCCGCGGCATTGACGTGGATGACGTTTCGCACGTCGTGAATTTCGAGCTGCCCAACGTGGCTGAGGCCTATGTGCACCGCGTTGGCCGAACGGCCCGTGCCGGCAAGAGCGGACAGGCGATTGCATTGTGCGATGGTGCTGAACGCGGTCTTCTGCGTGACATCGAGCGGCTGATCAAGCGCAAGATTGATGTGGTAGATCGCCCCGCAGACAGTGGGCTCAAAGTTGTGCCGGAAGAAGAACGCCAGGTGCTGCAACAGCCCGAACCTGCTCAGCGTAAACCACGTCGTCGCAAGCCGGTCGGCAAGCGAAATGAAGGTGGCGGCAAGAACAGTTCCGGTCGTCCGCCACAGCGCAATCGCCGCAACCGCAAGCCATCAGCCAAGGCGAAAGCCGCCTAG